In Narcine bancroftii isolate sNarBan1 chromosome 7, sNarBan1.hap1, whole genome shotgun sequence, the sequence CATTAGGTGACTCCTAGGGAGATTTCTCTCCAATCGGAGGCTCCATTAAAAGAGGATTTGGTTCCAGCCCGGCCCCCGAGCCTGGCCAAGCCCTTCTCTCATCTCCACGAAGATCAGACAGGaccatcagagagagagagacaggcagactGACAGTCCTTATCGCTACATCAGAGAGGGAGAGGACATTTTTTATATCAAACTCTTATCGCTGCGATCAGAGTCGAACGACATTTTATCAAACTCCTGCCACTGGGAACAAGAATTGAAAGGAGATTTTATTAAATTCCCATCCCTCCCATCAGAGATTTGAACCGACAGAAAATGCCAGGATCTGCAGGGTTGATTTGTGGATAAAGGACGAAGATACGATCGCCAGGAAACATTGTTAGTCATTGGAATCCAGTTTTTTTTAAGGCCACCTTGCCTCATTCCGTTGGATCCTTACGTTTCCTTGTTTTTGTTGGTAAGACTGGTTTCTCCGTAACACAAAACACAGGGTATGGACCTCCGTTCTCGGGGAACAGAAATTAATTATTTTGGGGACATTCCGCAAAAATAATTTCGGCTGACATCTGCAATTTGCGAGAAAAATGAAGTGAACCTAATTGTAGCGTGAGGAAAGAGAAACGCAAACTTCTTAAAACATTGATTAACTTTACTAAAAATAATGTGATGATCAGATTAACACGGCGGGATAAATTTGAAAGTATTTATTTGTAAGCCTGCTTTGCCTTCGATCAACTTGATATTTTCCGACAGTTTGCCGCCGATCTAATGATCTATCCTGAGTGCATTTAGAAATGTGCCAAGTCTTTCTACTTCAAATCGTATCTGCATTTTGCCCGTATTTGTGGTGTCTTGTTTAGTTGTTGAGACACTAGTTTCTGTTCATACACTGTTGGTTGATTGCATTGAAGCCACCTCTTTTGTGTACGGCTGTACGGATATTTTAGTtcacattattcatttttcctttctGTGCATTGTATACAATATTTTTGTATTATTTTATGTCCAACAATAATTGAACACCGGCGTGCTTTATGTGCTGCGTGTCCCTCGTATATTTCAGTCGatcatcttttttttcctctccttctGGCCGGGTTTACTTTAGCCTTGATGCacattgtgtgtctgtgtgtgtgtctgcgtgtgagGATGTCCCTGCAGTCTGCTTTTCCGGGTGACAGATGGTGCCTGAGTCTGTCTCTCCTTTCACCCCGGCTCGGTTCCAAAtgaaataataataaattaatatTCTACACGGGCAAACATCGATTACTGCTGGTCACATCTCAGGAAAACTGTGAACAAAGCCTTTGTCTTAATCTGCTCGAAGGTTTTCTAATAAACTCATTTAATATCCATTACAAATACAACATCCTGCAGGCCTTGAGTAATAACCATCCAGGCAGGAATCAATAGCCCTGGAAATATGAACAGCTCTAAACGCCTATGAGATTGATACAGAGAAagacagaaagaaagagaaagaaaaggcagCCTGAATTCGACGACAGTGAGATATTACAAGTtaatacaaataaacaaatagaaCAGATTTATCACGTCACTTAGATCGGAGGCAATAATCTCGTATAGCCAAACATGCAAGGTAAAGTAGATGAATGAAATCCAGACAAACTTTATCATTTAAACCTGACATTTTCTTATTAGAATTTCAAGGATTTCACTGAATGCTCGGGGTTCCCATTTCTGGATTCTTTCAGTTATTAATCATTCCAGTTTCTCACAATTTGTAACTTTTTCTTTACATCCTTTGCTTTTTGCTTAGATTGCCTGCTCCGATTTATTTATCAACGTTTTTCTATTCGCGTGGATTGTTGTAAGACGAATGCTTCACATCCAACATGATCCGTGTCACTTTTATTTCACTGTTGCTCCAGTTGCCCTTTATTTGATTGTATTCTTTGGTCATGATTGTTGTAGTAAATATcaagctttccccccccccctctttgcaTCTTCAGGTCTTCGTGTTCATATTGCAGTTCCGGTCGTGTTTCCCCAGAATGTTGAACTCGGATCAAACTGACCTGGACCTGAACCCCAGCTCTTCCGAGAGCGAGTCGGTGTTGTCGGATGCTCGGGGAGGTTGCGTGCGCGACAAACCCGATGATGCAGAAGGCAAACGAGGAGTCCAACAGACACTGAGCCGGGAGGAGAAACGTCGCCGGCGGAGGGCGACTGCCAAGTACCGCACG encodes:
- the nhlh2 gene encoding helix-loop-helix protein 2, whose amino-acid sequence is MLNSDQTDLDLNPSSSESESVLSDARGGCVRDKPDDAEGKRGVQQTLSREEKRRRRRATAKYRTAHATRERIRVEAFNVAFAELRKLLPTLPPDKKLSKIEILRLAICYISYLNHVLDV